A part of Thiomicrorhabdus sediminis genomic DNA contains:
- the map gene encoding type I methionyl aminopeptidase, translated as MEIKIKTAEEIEKMRIAGKLAADVLEMIEPYVKPGISTGELNQIMHKYITEEQQAIPATLNYHGFPASSCISINQVVCHGIPDDNKTLKKGDIVNIDVTVIKDGYHGDTSRMFELEPVKPFASRLCNVARECLWLGIEQVKPNATLYDVAAVIQQHAENNNFSVVREYCGHGIGAEFHEPPQVLHYAAEELKEIILKPGMVFTIEPMINQGKAPVKLLGDNWTVVTKDRKLSAQWEHTLMVTETGYEIFTLRTGEQPFLPKQ; from the coding sequence ATGGAAATCAAAATCAAAACTGCCGAAGAAATTGAAAAAATGCGCATTGCAGGCAAGCTTGCCGCAGATGTACTTGAGATGATTGAACCATATGTCAAACCCGGCATCAGCACCGGTGAACTCAACCAGATCATGCATAAATACATCACCGAAGAACAGCAGGCTATTCCAGCCACCCTTAACTACCATGGTTTCCCGGCTTCTAGCTGCATTTCCATTAACCAAGTAGTTTGCCACGGTATCCCGGATGACAATAAAACCTTAAAAAAAGGTGATATTGTCAATATCGATGTAACCGTGATCAAAGACGGTTATCACGGTGACACCAGCCGCATGTTTGAGCTTGAACCGGTTAAACCTTTTGCCAGCCGTTTATGCAATGTTGCTCGTGAATGTCTATGGTTAGGTATTGAACAGGTCAAGCCCAATGCGACACTTTACGATGTCGCAGCGGTGATCCAGCAACATGCCGAAAACAACAACTTTTCCGTTGTACGCGAATACTGTGGTCACGGTATTGGCGCGGAATTCCACGAACCGCCACAAGTATTGCATTACGCTGCCGAAGAATTAAAAGAGATTATTTTAAAACCGGGCATGGTTTTTACCATTGAACCGATGATCAACCAAGGCAAGGCTCCGGTAAAACTGCTTGGCGACAATTGGACGGTGGTCACTAAAGACCGCAAACTGTCTGCACAGTGGGAGCACACCCTAATGGTCACCGAAACCGGTTATGAAATCTTCACCCTAAGAACCGGTGAACAGCCTTTTCTGCCTAAACAATAA